AGACCACTAACATGAGAATCACATACGGTTACTTGAAgtgttaaaatacaaatttctagGGTCTCCATCCAGAACcgttgaatcagaatctctgggagtgaGCCACTGAAGCCCACATTTTAACAACTACCCCATGGTATTCTGATGCACACCACAGTTTGGCCTGTAGCAGTGGGTGGCTTGGAGGGCCAAAGTTGGAGGTATCAAGTTGGGGTAGTGCCTATCGGTCTTGCAACCCTCTCAGTCCTCCTCTATTTCTTCTCCCCTCCTACAGTGCACCGAGCCGCCCTGGCTTGTGGCAGTGAGTTCTTTGGGGCCATGCTCCTGAGCGGAATGAGGGAATCCCAGGGCACAGAGGTATCTCTGCGGACCATCTCCACCCAGGACCTGCGACTTCTCGTCTCTTTTGCTTACTCTGGAGTTGTGCGGGCAAGGTGGCCAGGACTACTGAGAGCTGCCCAGGCTGCTTTGCAGTACCAGAGCTCTTCCTGTCTGGATTTGTGTCAGAAAGGCTTGGCACAGGGCCTCAGCCCTGCCCGTTGCCTGGCCCTGTTCCCCATGGCTGAAGCCCCTGGGTTGGAGAGGCTCTGGAGCAAAGCCCGTCACTACCTCCTCACCCACCTGCCTGCTGTAGCCTTGTGTCCTGCTTTCCCTTCTTTACCAGCTGCCTGCTTGGCTGAGCTCCTGGATAGTGATGAGCTTCATGTGCAGGAGGAGTTTGAGGCCTTTGTGGCTGCACGGTGTTGGCTAGCTGCCAACCCTGagacccaggagtcagaggccaAGGCCCTGCTGCAATGCGTCCGCTTTGGCCGCATGTCCACCAGGGAGTTGCGGAGGGTACGGGCAGCCGGGCTACCTCCACCCCTGACCCGGGATCTGTTGCACCAGCTGATGGTAGAGGCTGATGTTCCAGGCCAAGAGAGACGGAGGGAGCCTGACCGGGCACTGGTAGTGATTGGCGGGGATGGGCTCAGACCAGACATGGCCCTAAGACAACCATCCCAAGCAGTGTGGTGGGTCCGGGCCTTCCGCTGTGGTGTGGGACTGGTACGAACTGTTGAGTGGGGGCAGTtgcctgccctgcctgccccaggaCGCTTCCGGCATGGGGCTGCGAGCCTGGCAGGAAGTGAACTCTATGTGTGTGGGGGACAAGATTTCTACAGTCACTCCAACACCCTGGCTTCAACTCTCAGGTACAAGCTTCAAGAGTGGGTAGGGTGTGGCAGGCCCTAAGGTGGGCAGGGAGAGAAATTGCTGGCCTAGCCAACCACAGATGCCCAGATTCACTCTTCCACTCTCTTGTTCCACTGTGTCCAGGTGGGAGCCCAGTCAAGAGGACTGGGAGGAGATGGCTCCTTTGTCCCAGGCTCGAAGCCTTTTCCCGTTGGTGGCACTGGATGGACAACTTTATGCCCTGGGTGGAAGACACAATGGTGTTGCCCTGGACTCTGTGGAGGCCTACAACCCTGAGCTCGACATCTGGAGGTGAGCAGGCAAGGGGGCATCTGGGAGAGATTAGGAGACCTGGACTAGAAGGAGAGTCGAAGATGCTAGTTGCCTTATCTTGTGTCCTGTTCTCCCTTAGGCCAGCACCTGCACTTCCAGCACCGTGTTTTGCCCACGCAGCTGCGATTTTGGAGGGCCAATTGTATGTGAGCGGTGGCTGTGGTGGGACTGGCCAATACCTGGCCTCATTCCTGCACTATGACCCCAAACTTGAGAAGCCAGGGACATTTCTGAGCCCTATGGGGGTACCTCGGGCTGGCCATGTCATGGCTGCATTGGGTGGGCGGGTATATGTGGCAGGTGGGCTGGGTGAGACTGGGGACCTGCTAAGCTTTGAGGCCTATGAACTAAGGACTGATAGCTGGACTCACCTGGCACCCCTACCCTCCCCGCATGTGGGAGCTGCAGGTGCTGTGCTGCAGGGAGAGCTACTGGTGCTGGGGGGCTACAGTCACCGTACTTACGCCCTCTCCCACCTTATCCATGCCTACTGTCCTGGCCTGGGCCGATGGCTTTGCCTGGGAACTCTGCCAAGGCCTCGGGCTGAGATGCCTGCCTGCATCCTGACACTGCCCACTGTGCAGCACATAGCTGTGGTTCCCACCCCACACCAAACCAAACCTGCTGGGTGAAGAGGGAGCAACAGTGTATGGGGAGAGGAAGGCATAAGAAATAGCCTGAGAGAAGGACAGAGATTgtggggagagaaaagagaaggcttTCTTCTTGATAGTATTTTATTCTCACACTGTGCGTTGTAAACTGCTTTTGTACATATGATCGCCATTGAGGAAATGGTGGTTCCAGAACTCCTGGGGAACACATATAGGGGAAGGTGAGGCAGCTGAATAGCCAGGTAAGGAAAGGAGACTTGGGAGCAACTCCAcaaggcttagggattcttagggAAAGTGTATCTGGTTTGAAAGAGAGTTAAGAAGTTTCAGtaggctcacgcccgtaatcccagcactttgggaggccgaggcgagcggatcacaaggtcaggagatcgagaccatggtgaaaccccgtctttactaaaaatacaaaaaattagccgggcgtggtggcgggcgcctgtagtcccagctactcgggaggctgaggcaggagaatggcgtgaacccagaagacggagcttgcagtgagccgagatcgtgccactgcactccagcctgggcgacagagcgagactccgtctcaaaaaaaaaaaaagaagcttcagTAGCCAAAGTGTAGAGACCACGGGAAGACAGTTGGAAAAATGGTTCTGACCCATTggtcaagggaaaaatgtagaaTGGCCATCCATGAAAGAGTTTGAGGAGTGTGGGAGGAAGGACTGTAAAttgttcagccttttttttttttttttgcccggGACttgctcctttctcctctcccatcCCTGGGATGCCTAAACCTTCTTAACAATATTCTTTCTCAGGTAATTTTGTAGGCCTGGTCTAGCATTTCCCAGCTGAGACACCACAGGCTGCCCCTGAGAACCTCTTGGTTTCCTTCTGAGGCAGAAGTTCCCACATAGACATGCACAGCACAGGGGCCTGAGAGGCCTGACGGGGACCCCTAGGGCCACGCGGCAGGAGTGTTGTGTGGGGAAGATGGTGGGggcagaggccaaggagggagaggCCCACAGTGGAAAAACAGATGATCTGAGGTTTAAGGAGATGGGATGGAAGAAGTCAGAAggctgtctggcttctttctttccctttgggcAAACTGAGGAATCAGGAGTGAAAATTAGACCGTTGTTGCCTGAGGTCTCACATGGTGAGAGGATGTGGTAGACAGAAGAGTGAGAAGCAGACATGACTTAGAAAAGCCATTTCCCCCTTTCAGTCCCTTTCCCCCAGggttatttttaaatccatttccCTTTTTCTCGGCCAGGGAAAGTAGTCAGGTGCTTCCTCTTTCTCTATTCCCCCATCCTGCTCTCCCCACTgcccctcttttttatttttctttctcttctttctccctcacACAGTTATGAATTACCTACTTGGTGGCAGGCACTGTAGAAGGCACCAAGGATACAGAGGTCAGAGAACTGTGACCAGCAGATAGACGTTAACAAACACAAGTTTTGAGTAGACTTAGACATATGGACAAGTCTTAGATGTATGCGCAAGTCTTGTGAAAGCCCATAGGATGAAGCAGTGAACACTGCCCAGGAAGGCTTCTGTTAGGGAAGGTGTCATCCAATGGGTATATTTTGAACCAGATCTTAAAGGCTGCCTAGAGTCTCACCCACTAGAGAAGGGGGAATACATTTGAAACAGAAAGAAGTGGGGCATGCCATGCCCTGTTTCTCCATAGCAAAGGGGAAGTGGGTATTCCAGAGGTTCTCCAGATAATCCTGTTGCTCTTGCCACCTACCCTCTTCTCTGGAGCCTTCCTGGGGATAATGGCTTTCACTTAATGATTGTATATTCCCACCCTCTACAACTCATTTCTGTCCTTCCTGTCTGCTCTTTCCATTTCTGCTGACTGGACAGCTGAGAGCAAAAAagggtcagtgtgtgtgtgtgtgtgtgtgtgtgtgtgtgtgtgtgtgtgtaggtcaattttctttttcttttttttttttttgagatggagtttcactctgttgcccaggctggagtgcaatggcataatctcagctcactgcaacctccgcctcctgagttcaagtgattctcctgcctcagtgtccctgagtagctgggattacagctattacatctgactaattttgtatttttagtagagatggggtttctccatgttggtcaggctggtcttgaactcccgacctcaggtg
The DNA window shown above is from Chlorocebus sabaeus isolate Y175 chromosome 29, mChlSab1.0.hap1, whole genome shotgun sequence and carries:
- the KLHL33 gene encoding kelch-like protein 33 gives rise to the protein MSVLDTPHHPPELESGSHPVQKDCLGLPVHAQRTPSWPPSPDDEDPSLPSFPQEEPGSRPLVPGNLPFPALSLEEEEEEEEDEDAAEPEWLRSEEHPSQFFAEAQRLREQRLLLDEEVSVAGRVYGVHRVILAAISSLFRDRLLGGGGPRPPFSLEVSPGGWEAVLTFAYEGVLGPAPQGDVLAAAEALGAPRVKAAAQRTCERAGNAGECVKKPSQAEELRENLRGIELLYREGVGCDLKLEAGGCQLRVHRAALACGSEFFGAMLLSGMRESQGTEVSLRTISTQDLRLLVSFAYSGVVRARWPGLLRAAQAALQYQSSSCLDLCQKGLAQGLSPARCLALFPMAEAPGLERLWSKARHYLLTHLPAVALCPAFPSLPAACLAELLDSDELHVQEEFEAFVAARCWLAANPETQESEAKALLQCVRFGRMSTRELRRVRAAGLPPPLTRDLLHQLMVEADVPGQERRREPDRALVVIGGDGLRPDMALRQPSQAVWWVRAFRCGVGLVRTVEWGQLPALPAPGRFRHGAASLAGSELYVCGGQDFYSHSNTLASTLRWEPSQEDWEEMAPLSQARSLFPLVALDGQLYALGGRHNGVALDSVEAYNPELDIWRPAPALPAPCFAHAAAILEGQLYVSGGCGGTGQYLASFLHYDPKLEKPGTFLSPMGVPRAGHVMAALGGRVYVAGGLGETGDLLSFEAYELRTDSWTHLAPLPSPHVGAAGAVLQGELLVLGGYSHRTYALSHLIHAYCPGLGRWLCLGTLPRPRAEMPACILTLPTVQHIAVVPTPHQTKPAG